One genomic window of Brienomyrus brachyistius isolate T26 chromosome 16, BBRACH_0.4, whole genome shotgun sequence includes the following:
- the LOC125709822 gene encoding platelet glycoprotein Ib alpha chain-like isoform X25 — protein MTTPLHTSLATPLHTSLATPLHTSLAMPLHTSLAMPLYTSLAMPLHTSLATPFYTSLATPLHTSLATPLHTSLAMPLHTSLAMPLHTSLATPLHTSLAMPLYTSLAMPLHTSLATPFYTSLAMPLYTSLAMPLLHLTGHAPLHLTCHAPSHLTGHALLHLTGHALSHLMGHDPLQLNDHAPSHLTGHAPLHLTGHALSHLTGHTLSHLPGRALSLIPEHALSLVPGHAPTILLSHTPSVLLTRPFMASLAPHPSVVLCCCCSM, from the exons ATGACCACGCCCCTTCACACCTCACTGGCCACGCCCCTTCACACCTCCCTGGCCACGCCCCTTCACACTTCACTGGCCATGCCCCTTCACAC CTCACTGGCCATGCCCCTTTACACCTCACTTGCCATGCCCCTTCACACCTCACTGGCCACGCCCTTTTACAC CTCACTGGCCACGCCCCTTCACACCTCCCTGGCCACGCCCCTTCACACTTCACTGGCCATGCCCCTTCACACCTCACTTGCCATGCCCCTTCACACCTCACTGGCCACGCCCCTTCACACCTCACTGGCCATGCCCCTTTACACCTCACTTGCCATGCCCCTTCACACCTCACTGGCCACGCCCTTTTACACCTCACTGGCCATGCCCCTTTACACCTCACTGGCCATGCCCCTT TTACACCTCACTGGCCATGCCCCTTTACACCTCACTTGCCATGCCCCTTCACACCTCACTGGCCACGCCCTTTTACACCTCACTGGCCACGCCCTTTCACACCTGATGGGCCACGACCCTTTACAACTCAATGACCACGCCCCTTCACACCTCACTGGCCACGCCCCTTTACACCTCACTGGCCATGCCCTTTCACACCTCACTGGCCACACCCTGTCACACCTCCCTGGCCGCGCCCTTTCACTCATCCCTGAACACGCCCTTTCACTCGTCCCTGGCCACGCCCCAACAATCCTCCTCAGCCACACCCCTTCTGTTCTCTTGACCCGCCCCTTTATGGCCTCATTGGCCCCGCACCCCTCGGTCGTCCTCTGCTGCTGCTGTAGCATGTAA
- the LOC125709822 gene encoding platelet glycoprotein Ib alpha chain-like isoform X10, which produces MTTPLHTSLATPLHTSLATPLHTSLAMPLHTSLAMPLHTSLATPFYTSLAMPLYTSLAMPLHTSLATPFYTSLATPFHTSLATPLHTSLATPLHTSLAMPLHTSLAMPLHTSLATPLHTSLAMPLYTSLAMPLHTSLATPFYTSLAMPLYTSLAMPLLHLTGHAPLHLTCHAPSHLTGHALLHLTGHALSHLMGHDPLQLNDHAPSHLTGHAPLHLTGHALSHLTGHTLSHLPGRALSLIPEHALSLVPGHAPTILLSHTPSVLLTRPFMASLAPHPSVVLCCCCSM; this is translated from the exons ATGACCACGCCCCTTCACACCTCACTGGCCACGCCCCTTCACACCTCCCTGGCCACGCCCCTTCACACTTCACTGGCCATGCCCCTTCACAC CTCCCTGGCCATGCCCCTTCACACCTCACTGGCCACGCCCTTTTACACCTCACTGGCCATGCCCCTTTACACCTCACTTGCCATGCCCCTTCACACCTCACTGGCCACGCCCTTTTACACCTCACTGGCCACGCCCTTTCACAC CTCACTGGCCACGCCCCTTCACACCTCCCTGGCCACGCCCCTTCACACTTCACTGGCCATGCCCCTTCACACCTCACTTGCCATGCCCCTTCACACCTCACTGGCCACGCCCCTTCACACCTCACTGGCCATGCCCCTTTACACCTCACTTGCCATGCCCCTTCACACCTCACTGGCCACGCCCTTTTACACCTCACTGGCCATGCCCCTTTACACCTCACTGGCCATGCCCCTT TTACACCTCACTGGCCATGCCCCTTTACACCTCACTTGCCATGCCCCTTCACACCTCACTGGCCACGCCCTTTTACACCTCACTGGCCACGCCCTTTCACACCTGATGGGCCACGACCCTTTACAACTCAATGACCACGCCCCTTCACACCTCACTGGCCACGCCCCTTTACACCTCACTGGCCATGCCCTTTCACACCTCACTGGCCACACCCTGTCACACCTCCCTGGCCGCGCCCTTTCACTCATCCCTGAACACGCCCTTTCACTCGTCCCTGGCCACGCCCCAACAATCCTCCTCAGCCACACCCCTTCTGTTCTCTTGACCCGCCCCTTTATGGCCTCATTGGCCCCGCACCCCTCGGTCGTCCTCTGCTGCTGCTGTAGCATGTAA
- the LOC125709822 gene encoding uncharacterized protein SPEM3-like isoform X26 gives MTTPLHTSLATPLHTSLATPLHTSLAMPLHTSLATPFHTSLAMPLYTSLATPLHTSLATPLHTSLAMPLHTSLAMPLHTSLATPLHTSLAMPLYTSLAMPLHTSLATPFYTSLAMPLYTSLAMPLLHLTGHAPLHLTCHAPSHLTGHALLHLTGHALSHLMGHDPLQLNDHAPSHLTGHAPLHLTGHALSHLTGHTLSHLPGRALSLIPEHALSLVPGHAPTILLSHTPSVLLTRPFMASLAPHPSVVLCCCCSM, from the exons ATGACCACGCCCCTTCACACCTCACTGGCCACGCCCCTTCACACCTCCCTGGCCACGCCCCTTCACACTTCACTGGCCATGCCCCTTCACACCTCACTGGCCACGCCCTTTCACACTTCACTGGCCATGCCCCTTTACAC CTCACTGGCCACGCCCCTTCACACCTCCCTGGCCACGCCCCTTCACACTTCACTGGCCATGCCCCTTCACACCTCACTTGCCATGCCCCTTCACACCTCACTGGCCACGCCCCTTCACACCTCACTGGCCATGCCCCTTTACACCTCACTTGCCATGCCCCTTCACACCTCACTGGCCACGCCCTTTTACACCTCACTGGCCATGCCCCTTTACACCTCACTGGCCATGCCCCTT TTACACCTCACTGGCCATGCCCCTTTACACCTCACTTGCCATGCCCCTTCACACCTCACTGGCCACGCCCTTTTACACCTCACTGGCCACGCCCTTTCACACCTGATGGGCCACGACCCTTTACAACTCAATGACCACGCCCCTTCACACCTCACTGGCCACGCCCCTTTACACCTCACTGGCCATGCCCTTTCACACCTCACTGGCCACACCCTGTCACACCTCCCTGGCCGCGCCCTTTCACTCATCCCTGAACACGCCCTTTCACTCGTCCCTGGCCACGCCCCAACAATCCTCCTCAGCCACACCCCTTCTGTTCTCTTGACCCGCCCCTTTATGGCCTCATTGGCCCCGCACCCCTCGGTCGTCCTCTGCTGCTGCTGTAGCATGTAA
- the LOC125709822 gene encoding platelet glycoprotein Ib alpha chain-like isoform X14 has product MTTPLHTSLATPLHTSLATPLHTSLAMPLHTSLATPFHTSLAMPLYTSLATPFYTSLAMPLHTSLAMPLHTSLATPFYTSLAMPLYTSLAMPLHTSLATPFYTSLATPFHTSLATPLHTSLATPLHTSLAMPLHTSLAMPLHTSLATPLHTSLAMPLYTSLAMPLHTSLATPFYTSLAMPLLHLTGHAPLHLTCHAPSHLTGHAPLHLTGHALSHLTGHTLSHLPGRALSLIPEHALSLVPGHAPTILLSHTPSVLLTRPFMASLAPHPSVVLCCCCSM; this is encoded by the exons ATGACCACGCCCCTTCACACCTCACTGGCCACGCCCCTTCACACCTCCCTGGCCACGCCCCTTCACACTTCACTGGCCATGCCCCTTCACACCTCACTGGCCACGCCCTTTCACACTTCACTGGCCATGCCCCTTTACACCTCACTGGCCACGCCCTTTTACACCTCACTGGCCATGCCCCTTCACACCTCCCTGGCCATGCCCCTTCACACCTCACTGGCCACGCCCTTTTACACCTCACTGGCCATGCCCCTTTACACCTCACTTGCCATGCCCCTTCACACCTCACTGGCCACGCCCTTTTACACCTCACTGGCCACGCCCTTTCACAC CTCACTGGCCACGCCCCTTCACACCTCCCTGGCCACGCCCCTTCACACTTCACTGGCCATGCCCCTTCACACCTCACTTGCCATGCCCCTTCACACCTCACTGGCCACGCCCCTTCACACCTCACTGGCCATGCCCCTTTACACCTCACTTGCCATGCCCCTTCACACCTCACTGGCCACGCCCTTTTACACCTCACTGGCCATGCCCCTTT TACACCTCACTGGCCATGCCCCTTTACACCTCACTTGCCATGCCCCTTCACAC CTCACTGGCCACGCCCCTTTACACCTCACTGGCCATGCCCTTTCACACCTCACTGGCCACACCCTGTCACACCTCCCTGGCCGCGCCCTTTCACTCATCCCTGAACACGCCCTTTCACTCGTCCCTGGCCACGCCCCAACAATCCTCCTCAGCCACACCCCTTCTGTTCTCTTGACCCGCCCCTTTATGGCCTCATTGGCCCCGCACCCCTCGGTCGTCCTCTGCTGCTGCTGTAGCATGTAA
- the LOC125709822 gene encoding platelet glycoprotein Ib alpha chain-like isoform X11 yields the protein MTTPLHTSLATPLHTSLATPLHTSLAMPLHTSLATPFHTSLAMPLYTSLATPFYTSLAMPLHTSLAMPLHTSLATPFYTSLAMPLYTSLAMPLHTSLATPFYTSLATPFHTSLATPLHTSLATPLHTSLAMPLHTSLAMPLHTSLATPLHTSLAMPLYTSLAMPLHTSLATPFYTSLAMPLLHLTGHAPLHLTCHAPSHLTGHALLHLTGHAPLHLTGHALSHLTGHTLSHLPGRALSLIPEHALSLVPGHAPTILLSHTPSVLLTRPFMASLAPHPSVVLCCCCSM from the exons ATGACCACGCCCCTTCACACCTCACTGGCCACGCCCCTTCACACCTCCCTGGCCACGCCCCTTCACACTTCACTGGCCATGCCCCTTCACACCTCACTGGCCACGCCCTTTCACACTTCACTGGCCATGCCCCTTTACACCTCACTGGCCACGCCCTTTTACACCTCACTGGCCATGCCCCTTCACACCTCCCTGGCCATGCCCCTTCACACCTCACTGGCCACGCCCTTTTACACCTCACTGGCCATGCCCCTTTACACCTCACTTGCCATGCCCCTTCACACCTCACTGGCCACGCCCTTTTACACCTCACTGGCCACGCCCTTTCACAC CTCACTGGCCACGCCCCTTCACACCTCCCTGGCCACGCCCCTTCACACTTCACTGGCCATGCCCCTTCACACCTCACTTGCCATGCCCCTTCACACCTCACTGGCCACGCCCCTTCACACCTCACTGGCCATGCCCCTTTACACCTCACTTGCCATGCCCCTTCACACCTCACTGGCCACGCCCTTTTACACCTCACTGGCCATGCCCCTTT TACACCTCACTGGCCATGCCCCTTTACACCTCACTTGCCATGCCCCTTCACACCTCACTGGCCACGCCCTTTTACAC CTCACTGGCCACGCCCCTTTACACCTCACTGGCCATGCCCTTTCACACCTCACTGGCCACACCCTGTCACACCTCCCTGGCCGCGCCCTTTCACTCATCCCTGAACACGCCCTTTCACTCGTCCCTGGCCACGCCCCAACAATCCTCCTCAGCCACACCCCTTCTGTTCTCTTGACCCGCCCCTTTATGGCCTCATTGGCCCCGCACCCCTCGGTCGTCCTCTGCTGCTGCTGTAGCATGTAA
- the LOC125709822 gene encoding platelet glycoprotein Ib alpha chain-like isoform X4 yields MTTPLHTSLATPLHTSLATPLHTSLAMPLHTSLATPFHTSLAMPLYTSLATPFYTSLAMPLHTSLAMPLHTSLATPFYTSLAMPLYTSLAMPLHTSLATPFYTSLATPFHTSLATPLHTSLATPLHTSLAMPLHTSLAMPLHTSLATPLHTSLAMPLYTSLAMPLYTSLAMPLLHLTGHAPLHLTCHAPSHLTGHALLHLTGHALSHLMGHDPLQLNDHAPSHLTGHAPLHLTGHALSHLTGHTLSHLPGRALSLIPEHALSLVPGHAPTILLSHTPSVLLTRPFMASLAPHPSVVLCCCCSM; encoded by the exons ATGACCACGCCCCTTCACACCTCACTGGCCACGCCCCTTCACACCTCCCTGGCCACGCCCCTTCACACTTCACTGGCCATGCCCCTTCACACCTCACTGGCCACGCCCTTTCACACTTCACTGGCCATGCCCCTTTACACCTCACTGGCCACGCCCTTTTACACCTCACTGGCCATGCCCCTTCACACCTCCCTGGCCATGCCCCTTCACACCTCACTGGCCACGCCCTTTTACACCTCACTGGCCATGCCCCTTTACACCTCACTTGCCATGCCCCTTCACACCTCACTGGCCACGCCCTTTTACACCTCACTGGCCACGCCCTTTCACAC CTCACTGGCCACGCCCCTTCACACCTCCCTGGCCACGCCCCTTCACACTTCACTGGCCATGCCCCTTCACACCTCACTTGCCATGCCCCTTCACACCTCACTGGCCACGCCCCTTCACACCTCACTGGCCATGCCCCTTTACAC CTCACTGGCCATGCCCCTTTACACCTCACTGGCCATGCCCCTT TTACACCTCACTGGCCATGCCCCTTTACACCTCACTTGCCATGCCCCTTCACACCTCACTGGCCACGCCCTTTTACACCTCACTGGCCACGCCCTTTCACACCTGATGGGCCACGACCCTTTACAACTCAATGACCACGCCCCTTCACACCTCACTGGCCACGCCCCTTTACACCTCACTGGCCATGCCCTTTCACACCTCACTGGCCACACCCTGTCACACCTCCCTGGCCGCGCCCTTTCACTCATCCCTGAACACGCCCTTTCACTCGTCCCTGGCCACGCCCCAACAATCCTCCTCAGCCACACCCCTTCTGTTCTCTTGACCCGCCCCTTTATGGCCTCATTGGCCCCGCACCCCTCGGTCGTCCTCTGCTGCTGCTGTAGCATGTAA
- the LOC125709822 gene encoding platelet glycoprotein Ib alpha chain-like isoform X8, whose translation MTTPLHTSLATPLHTSLATPLHTSLAMPLHTSLATPFHTSLAMPLYTSLATPFYTSLAMPLHTSLAMPLHTSLATPFYTSLAMPLYTSLAMPLHTSLATPFYTSLATPFHTSLATPLHTSLATPLHTSLAMPLHTSLAMPLHTSLATPLHTSLAMPLYTSLAMPLHTSLATPFYTSLAMPLYTSLAMPLLHLTGHAPLHLTCHAPSHLTGHALLHLTGHAPLHLTGHALSHLTGHTLSHLPGRALSLIPEHALSLVPGHAPTILLSHTPSVLLTRPFMASLAPHPSVVLCCCCSM comes from the exons ATGACCACGCCCCTTCACACCTCACTGGCCACGCCCCTTCACACCTCCCTGGCCACGCCCCTTCACACTTCACTGGCCATGCCCCTTCACACCTCACTGGCCACGCCCTTTCACACTTCACTGGCCATGCCCCTTTACACCTCACTGGCCACGCCCTTTTACACCTCACTGGCCATGCCCCTTCACACCTCCCTGGCCATGCCCCTTCACACCTCACTGGCCACGCCCTTTTACACCTCACTGGCCATGCCCCTTTACACCTCACTTGCCATGCCCCTTCACACCTCACTGGCCACGCCCTTTTACACCTCACTGGCCACGCCCTTTCACAC CTCACTGGCCACGCCCCTTCACACCTCCCTGGCCACGCCCCTTCACACTTCACTGGCCATGCCCCTTCACACCTCACTTGCCATGCCCCTTCACACCTCACTGGCCACGCCCCTTCACACCTCACTGGCCATGCCCCTTTACACCTCACTTGCCATGCCCCTTCACACCTCACTGGCCACGCCCTTTTACACCTCACTGGCCATGCCCCTTTACACCTCACTGGCCATGCCCCTT TTACACCTCACTGGCCATGCCCCTTTACACCTCACTTGCCATGCCCCTTCACACCTCACTGGCCACGCCCTTTTACAC CTCACTGGCCACGCCCCTTTACACCTCACTGGCCATGCCCTTTCACACCTCACTGGCCACACCCTGTCACACCTCCCTGGCCGCGCCCTTTCACTCATCCCTGAACACGCCCTTTCACTCGTCCCTGGCCACGCCCCAACAATCCTCCTCAGCCACACCCCTTCTGTTCTCTTGACCCGCCCCTTTATGGCCTCATTGGCCCCGCACCCCTCGGTCGTCCTCTGCTGCTGCTGTAGCATGTAA
- the LOC125709822 gene encoding platelet glycoprotein Ib alpha chain-like isoform X5: protein MTTPLHTSLATPLHTSLATPLHTSLAMPLHTSLATPFHTSLAMPLYTSLAMPLHTSLATPFYTSLAMPLYTSLAMPLHTSLATPFYTSLATPFHTSLATPLHTSLATPLHTSLAMPLHTSLAMPLHTSLATPLHTSLAMPLYTSLAMPLHTSLATPFYTSLAMPLYTSLAMPLLHLTGHAPLHLTCHAPSHLTGHALLHLTGHALSHLMGHDPLQLNDHAPSHLTGHAPLHLTGHALSHLTGHTLSHLPGRALSLIPEHALSLVPGHAPTILLSHTPSVLLTRPFMASLAPHPSVVLCCCCSM, encoded by the exons ATGACCACGCCCCTTCACACCTCACTGGCCACGCCCCTTCACACCTCCCTGGCCACGCCCCTTCACACTTCACTGGCCATGCCCCTTCACACCTCACTGGCCACGCCCTTTCACACTTCACTGGCCATGCCCCTTTACAC CTCCCTGGCCATGCCCCTTCACACCTCACTGGCCACGCCCTTTTACACCTCACTGGCCATGCCCCTTTACACCTCACTTGCCATGCCCCTTCACACCTCACTGGCCACGCCCTTTTACACCTCACTGGCCACGCCCTTTCACAC CTCACTGGCCACGCCCCTTCACACCTCCCTGGCCACGCCCCTTCACACTTCACTGGCCATGCCCCTTCACACCTCACTTGCCATGCCCCTTCACACCTCACTGGCCACGCCCCTTCACACCTCACTGGCCATGCCCCTTTACACCTCACTTGCCATGCCCCTTCACACCTCACTGGCCACGCCCTTTTACACCTCACTGGCCATGCCCCTTTACACCTCACTGGCCATGCCCCTT TTACACCTCACTGGCCATGCCCCTTTACACCTCACTTGCCATGCCCCTTCACACCTCACTGGCCACGCCCTTTTACACCTCACTGGCCACGCCCTTTCACACCTGATGGGCCACGACCCTTTACAACTCAATGACCACGCCCCTTCACACCTCACTGGCCACGCCCCTTTACACCTCACTGGCCATGCCCTTTCACACCTCACTGGCCACACCCTGTCACACCTCCCTGGCCGCGCCCTTTCACTCATCCCTGAACACGCCCTTTCACTCGTCCCTGGCCACGCCCCAACAATCCTCCTCAGCCACACCCCTTCTGTTCTCTTGACCCGCCCCTTTATGGCCTCATTGGCCCCGCACCCCTCGGTCGTCCTCTGCTGCTGCTGTAGCATGTAA
- the LOC125709822 gene encoding uncharacterized protein SPEM3-like isoform X21, translated as MTTPLHTSLATPLHTSLATPLHTSLAMPLHTSLATPFHTSLAMPLYTSLATPFYTSLAMPLHTSLAMPLHTSLATPFYTSLAMPLYTSLAMPLHTSLATPFYTSLATPFHTSLATPLHTSLATPLHTSLAMPLHTSLAMPLLHLTGHAPLHLTCHAPSHLTGHALLHLTGHALSHLMGHDPLQLNDHAPSHLTGHAPLHLTGHALSHLTGHTLSHLPGRALSLIPEHALSLVPGHAPTILLSHTPSVLLTRPFMASLAPHPSVVLCCCCSM; from the exons ATGACCACGCCCCTTCACACCTCACTGGCCACGCCCCTTCACACCTCCCTGGCCACGCCCCTTCACACTTCACTGGCCATGCCCCTTCACACCTCACTGGCCACGCCCTTTCACACTTCACTGGCCATGCCCCTTTACACCTCACTGGCCACGCCCTTTTACACCTCACTGGCCATGCCCCTTCACACCTCCCTGGCCATGCCCCTTCACACCTCACTGGCCACGCCCTTTTACACCTCACTGGCCATGCCCCTTTACACCTCACTTGCCATGCCCCTTCACACCTCACTGGCCACGCCCTTTTACACCTCACTGGCCACGCCCTTTCACAC CTCACTGGCCACGCCCCTTCACACCTCCCTGGCCACGCCCCTTCACACTTCACTGGCCATGCCCCTTCACAC CTCACTGGCCATGCCCCTTT TACACCTCACTGGCCATGCCCCTTTACACCTCACTTGCCATGCCCCTTCACACCTCACTGGCCACGCCCTTTTACACCTCACTGGCCACGCCCTTTCACACCTGATGGGCCACGACCCTTTACAACTCAATGACCACGCCCCTTCACACCTCACTGGCCACGCCCCTTTACACCTCACTGGCCATGCCCTTTCACACCTCACTGGCCACACCCTGTCACACCTCCCTGGCCGCGCCCTTTCACTCATCCCTGAACACGCCCTTTCACTCGTCCCTGGCCACGCCCCAACAATCCTCCTCAGCCACACCCCTTCTGTTCTCTTGACCCGCCCCTTTATGGCCTCATTGGCCCCGCACCCCTCGGTCGTCCTCTGCTGCTGCTGTAGCATGTAA
- the LOC125709822 gene encoding uncharacterized protein SPEM3-like isoform X20: MTTPLHTSLATPLHTSLATPLHTSLAMPLHTSLATPFHTSLAMPLYTSLATPFYTSLAMPLHTSLAMPLHTSLATPFYTSLAMPLYTSLAMPLHTSLATPFYTSLATPFHTSLATPLHTSLATPLHTSLAMPLHTSLAMPLLHLTGHAPLHLTCHAPSHLTGHALLHLTGHALSHLMGHDPLQLNDHAPSHLTGHAPLHLTGHALSHLTGHTLSHLPGRALSLIPEHALSLVPGHAPTILLSHTPSVLLTRPFMASLAPHPSVVLCCCCSM, from the exons ATGACCACGCCCCTTCACACCTCACTGGCCACGCCCCTTCACACCTCCCTGGCCACGCCCCTTCACACTTCACTGGCCATGCCCCTTCACACCTCACTGGCCACGCCCTTTCACACTTCACTGGCCATGCCCCTTTACACCTCACTGGCCACGCCCTTTTACACCTCACTGGCCATGCCCCTTCACACCTCCCTGGCCATGCCCCTTCACACCTCACTGGCCACGCCCTTTTACACCTCACTGGCCATGCCCCTTTACACCTCACTTGCCATGCCCCTTCACACCTCACTGGCCACGCCCTTTTACACCTCACTGGCCACGCCCTTTCACAC CTCACTGGCCACGCCCCTTCACACCTCCCTGGCCACGCCCCTTCACACTTCACTGGCCATGCCCCTTCACAC CTCACTGGCCATGCCCCTT TTACACCTCACTGGCCATGCCCCTTTACACCTCACTTGCCATGCCCCTTCACACCTCACTGGCCACGCCCTTTTACACCTCACTGGCCACGCCCTTTCACACCTGATGGGCCACGACCCTTTACAACTCAATGACCACGCCCCTTCACACCTCACTGGCCACGCCCCTTTACACCTCACTGGCCATGCCCTTTCACACCTCACTGGCCACACCCTGTCACACCTCCCTGGCCGCGCCCTTTCACTCATCCCTGAACACGCCCTTTCACTCGTCCCTGGCCACGCCCCAACAATCCTCCTCAGCCACACCCCTTCTGTTCTCTTGACCCGCCCCTTTATGGCCTCATTGGCCCCGCACCCCTCGGTCGTCCTCTGCTGCTGCTGTAGCATGTAA
- the LOC125709822 gene encoding uncharacterized protein SPEM3-like isoform X15, translating into MTTPLHTSLATPLHTSLATPLHTSLAMPLHTSLATPFHTSLAMPLYTSLATPFYTSLAMPLHTSLAMPLHTSLATPFYTSLAMPLYTSLAMPLHTSLATPFYTSLATPLHTSLAMPLYTSLAMPLHTSLATPFYTSLAMPLYTSLAMPLLHLTGHAPLHLTCHAPSHLTGHALLHLTGHALSHLMGHDPLQLNDHAPSHLTGHAPLHLTGHALSHLTGHTLSHLPGRALSLIPEHALSLVPGHAPTILLSHTPSVLLTRPFMASLAPHPSVVLCCCCSM; encoded by the exons ATGACCACGCCCCTTCACACCTCACTGGCCACGCCCCTTCACACCTCCCTGGCCACGCCCCTTCACACTTCACTGGCCATGCCCCTTCACACCTCACTGGCCACGCCCTTTCACACTTCACTGGCCATGCCCCTTTACACCTCACTGGCCACGCCCTTTTACACCTCACTGGCCATGCCCCTTCACACCTCCCTGGCCATGCCCCTTCACACCTCACTGGCCACGCCCTTTTACACCTCACTGGCCATGCCCCTTTACACCTCACTTGCCATGCCCCTTCACACCTCACTGGCCACGCCCTTTTACAC CTCACTGGCCACGCCCCTTCACACCTCACTGGCCATGCCCCTTTACACCTCACTTGCCATGCCCCTTCACACCTCACTGGCCACGCCCTTTTACACCTCACTGGCCATGCCCCTTTACACCTCACTGGCCATGCCCCTT TTACACCTCACTGGCCATGCCCCTTTACACCTCACTTGCCATGCCCCTTCACACCTCACTGGCCACGCCCTTTTACACCTCACTGGCCACGCCCTTTCACACCTGATGGGCCACGACCCTTTACAACTCAATGACCACGCCCCTTCACACCTCACTGGCCACGCCCCTTTACACCTCACTGGCCATGCCCTTTCACACCTCACTGGCCACACCCTGTCACACCTCCCTGGCCGCGCCCTTTCACTCATCCCTGAACACGCCCTTTCACTCGTCCCTGGCCACGCCCCAACAATCCTCCTCAGCCACACCCCTTCTGTTCTCTTGACCCGCCCCTTTATGGCCTCATTGGCCCCGCACCCCTCGGTCGTCCTCTGCTGCTGCTGTAGCATGTAA
- the LOC125709822 gene encoding platelet glycoprotein Ib alpha chain-like isoform X36, producing MTTPLHTSLATPLHTSLATPLHTSLAMPLHTSLATPFHTSLAMPLYTSLATPFYTSLAMPLHTSLAMPLHTSLATPFYTSLAMPLYTSLATPLHTSLAMPLYTSLAMPLYTSLAMPLHTSLATPLHTSLATPLHTSLAMPFYTSLAMPLYTSLAMPLHTSLATPFYTSLATPLYTSLAMPFHTSLATPCHTSLAAPFHSSLNTPFHSSLATPQQSSSATPLLFS from the exons ATGACCACGCCCCTTCACACCTCACTGGCCACGCCCCTTCACACCTCCCTGGCCACGCCCCTTCACACTTCACTGGCCATGCCCCTTCACACCTCACTGGCCACGCCCTTTCACACTTCACTGGCCATGCCCCTTTACACCTCACTGGCCACGCCCTTTTACACCTCACTGGCCATGCCCCTTCACACCTCCCTGGCCATGCCCCTTCACACCTCACTGGCCACGCCCTTTTACACCTCACTGGCCATGCCCCTTTACAC CTCACTGGCCACGCCCCTTCACACCTCACTGGCCATGCCCCTTTACAC CTCACTGGCCATGCCCCTTTACACCTCACTGGCCATGCCCCTTCACACCTCCCTGGCCACGCCCCTTCACACCTCCCTGGCCACGCCCCTTCACACTTCACTGGCCATGCCCTTTTACACCTCACTGGCCATGCCCCTTTACACCTCACTTGCCATGCCCCTTCACACCTCACTGGCCACGCCCTTTTACAC CTCACTGGCCACGCCCCTTTACACCTCACTGGCCATGCCCTTTCACACCTCACTGGCCACACCCTGTCACACCTCCCTGGCCGCGCCCTTTCACTCATCCCTGAACACGCCCTTTCACTCGTCCCTGGCCACGCCCCAACAATCCTCCTCAGCCACACCCCTTCTGTTCTCTTGA